One part of the Pyruvatibacter sp. genome encodes these proteins:
- the flgH gene encoding flagellar basal body L-ring protein FlgH, protein MTLTYRSVFRLAAISGLALSLVACNAADRLQNIGKAPDLTPIQNPASRAEVQTVSLPMPEPETVSYQPNSLWRAGSRAFFRDQRASTVGDILTVTIEITDKAEIENTTERSRSNSEDAGLNNLFGYAQNLDRFLPDQVDNANLVGLDSTSASRGAGSVDREETVNLTVAAIVTQILPNGNLVIQGKQEVRVNYEVRELLVAGVIRPEDISNQNTINHTQIAEARISYGGRGQITDVQQPRYGQQVFDIIMPF, encoded by the coding sequence ATGACATTGACCTACCGTTCAGTTTTCCGCCTTGCCGCCATCAGCGGCCTCGCCCTTTCGCTGGTCGCCTGCAACGCCGCAGACCGCCTGCAGAACATCGGCAAGGCCCCAGACCTGACGCCCATTCAAAACCCTGCATCACGCGCAGAAGTGCAAACCGTGTCGCTGCCGATGCCCGAACCTGAAACCGTGAGCTATCAGCCCAACTCGTTGTGGCGTGCTGGCAGCCGTGCGTTCTTCCGCGATCAGCGCGCCTCAACCGTTGGCGACATTCTGACGGTGACCATTGAGATCACCGACAAGGCAGAAATTGAAAACACCACCGAGCGGTCACGCTCCAACTCGGAAGACGCCGGCCTCAACAACCTGTTCGGCTACGCCCAGAACCTTGATCGCTTTCTTCCCGACCAGGTGGATAATGCCAACCTGGTGGGCCTTGATTCAACCAGCGCCAGCCGGGGGGCAGGCTCGGTTGACCGCGAAGAAACCGTCAACCTCACAGTGGCCGCCATTGTCACGCAGATTTTGCCAAACGGAAATCTGGTCATTCAGGGCAAGCAGGAAGTGCGTGTGAACTATGAAGTGCGCGAACTTCTGGTGGCGGGTGTCATTCGCCCGGAAGACATCTCCAACCAGAACACCATCAACCATACCCAGATCGCCGAAGCCCGTATTTCGTACGGTGGCCGCGGCCAGATCACCGATGTGCAGCAGCCGCGCTATGGCCAGCAGGTGTTCGACATCATCATGCCGTTCTAG
- the dksA gene encoding RNA polymerase-binding protein DksA, whose translation MTAELTKDYEPSDDEPFMNDRQKEYFRRKLLDWKEDILRETRETISHLQEDTSHHPDLTDRASSETERSLELRARDRQRKLVNKINSALKRLEDGSYGYCEETGEPIGLKRLSARPIATLSIEAQEAHERREKVYRDD comes from the coding sequence GTGACCGCAGAGTTGACGAAGGACTATGAGCCGTCTGACGACGAGCCATTCATGAATGATCGGCAGAAAGAGTATTTCCGCCGCAAGCTGCTCGACTGGAAGGAAGACATCCTCCGCGAGACGCGCGAAACCATCAGCCATCTGCAGGAAGATACATCACATCATCCCGACCTGACGGATCGTGCATCGTCGGAAACAGAGCGCTCGCTTGAGTTGCGCGCGCGTGACCGGCAACGCAAGCTCGTCAACAAAATCAATTCAGCCCTCAAGCGTCTTGAGGACGGGTCCTACGGCTATTGCGAAGAAACGGGCGAACCCATCGGCCTCAAGCGGCTTTCCGCCCGGCCGATTGCAACGCTATCCATTGAGGCGCAGGAGGCCCACGAGCGTCGCGAGAAAGTGTATCGCGACGACTAG
- a CDS encoding flagellar assembly protein FliX, whose protein sequence is MKVSGAGRAQGPSGAGRTGKSRSAGGERFRVAGGAGAETSKGVSGVVAATPVDALIALQEVDTATDGKSRAVVRAEAMLDVLDDLKLSLLAGGISKTKLYELVRLVDQRRDSQSAFVDPRLAQVLDEIELRARVELAKYESVLTR, encoded by the coding sequence ATGAAGGTCAGCGGCGCCGGACGCGCGCAGGGACCATCGGGTGCAGGGCGCACAGGCAAATCAAGGTCTGCGGGCGGTGAACGCTTTCGTGTTGCCGGTGGCGCGGGCGCTGAAACATCAAAAGGTGTTTCAGGAGTTGTGGCTGCAACACCGGTTGATGCACTGATTGCGCTTCAGGAAGTGGACACGGCAACAGACGGCAAATCGCGGGCGGTTGTGCGCGCGGAAGCCATGCTGGATGTGCTGGACGACCTCAAACTGTCGTTGCTGGCTGGCGGCATATCTAAGACCAAACTTTATGAGCTGGTGCGGCTGGTGGACCAGCGTCGCGATTCGCAGTCCGCTTTTGTGGACCCGCGCCTGGCCCAGGTGCTGGATGAAATAGAACTGCGTGCCCGCGTCGAGCTTGCGAAATATGAAAGCGTACTGACCCGATAG
- a CDS encoding flagellar basal body P-ring protein FlgI: MPFSLIPFRQLMHHVAVSLVAFALLAPTAAHASSRIKDLASVEGIRENHLVGYGLVVGLDGSGDSLRNAPFTRQSLQAMLERLGVNTRDANLNTNNVAAVMVTGNLPPFGAQGSRMDITVSTLGDAKSLLGGTLLVTPLMGADGEVYAVAQGPVAISGFSAEGDGASVKRGVATSGRIPNGAIIEREIAFALEDMDTVRLSLHNPDLTTAQRMANVINTFVGAGTAQASDPSTVSVDIPNKGRGSVVSMLTEIEQLRVSPDTPAKVVIDEASGVIVMGKDVRVSTVAIAQGNLTIRVTETPQVSQPNPFAEQGETVVVPRTDIQIDDDAENRLGLLREGVTLESLVDGLNSLGVGPRDMISILQTIRAAGALQAELEVL, encoded by the coding sequence ATGCCGTTCTCTCTCATTCCCTTCCGCCAGTTGATGCACCACGTTGCCGTGAGCCTTGTGGCGTTTGCCCTGCTCGCCCCCACCGCCGCGCACGCCTCGTCCCGCATCAAGGATCTGGCCTCCGTTGAAGGCATCCGCGAAAACCATCTGGTCGGCTACGGCCTTGTGGTCGGCCTTGATGGCTCCGGCGACAGCCTGCGCAATGCGCCGTTTACCCGTCAAAGTCTCCAGGCGATGCTTGAGCGGCTGGGCGTCAACACCCGCGATGCCAACCTCAACACCAACAACGTGGCCGCCGTCATGGTGACCGGCAACCTGCCGCCATTCGGCGCACAGGGCAGCCGCATGGACATTACAGTCTCAACCCTTGGCGATGCCAAAAGCCTGCTCGGCGGCACACTGCTTGTGACACCGCTGATGGGTGCTGACGGCGAGGTTTACGCCGTGGCGCAAGGCCCTGTGGCCATTTCAGGCTTTAGTGCGGAAGGCGACGGTGCCAGCGTCAAGCGTGGCGTTGCAACTTCAGGCCGCATTCCCAACGGTGCCATCATTGAACGCGAGATCGCCTTTGCCCTTGAAGATATGGACACAGTGCGCCTGTCGCTTCACAACCCTGACCTGACAACCGCCCAGCGCATGGCCAACGTCATCAATACTTTTGTCGGCGCCGGCACCGCGCAGGCGTCTGACCCGTCAACCGTGAGCGTTGACATACCCAACAAGGGCCGCGGCAGCGTCGTCAGTATGCTGACGGAAATCGAACAGCTTCGCGTGTCACCGGATACTCCTGCCAAAGTCGTGATTGATGAGGCCTCCGGCGTCATCGTCATGGGCAAGGATGTGCGCGTTTCCACTGTGGCCATTGCGCAGGGCAACCTCACCATTCGTGTGACCGAAACCCCGCAGGTGAGCCAGCCCAACCCGTTTGCCGAACAGGGCGAAACGGTTGTGGTGCCGCGCACCGACATTCAGATCGACGATGACGCCGAAAACCGTCTTGGTCTGCTGCGTGAGGGCGTAACACTGGAAAGCCTCGTGGACGGCCTCAACTCGCTGGGCGTTGGCCCCCGCGACATGATTTCAATTCTGCAGACCATCCGCGCCGCCGGTGCCCTGCAGGCTGAGCTTGAGGTGCTGTAA
- a CDS encoding rod-binding protein codes for MDLTLSPGIAQNPFGQVLPAALAKAPNARATGNEKAMRETAQEFEAVFIGQMTEAMFAGLKSEEPFGGGHAEDMWRSQLSQEMGRSIAQSGGIGIADAVMRSMIAQQEAASRPMTVPGTSAATAANAYDNQER; via the coding sequence ATGGACCTCACACTCTCCCCCGGCATCGCGCAAAACCCGTTCGGCCAGGTGCTGCCCGCAGCACTCGCCAAAGCTCCAAACGCGCGCGCAACAGGCAACGAAAAGGCCATGCGCGAGACAGCGCAGGAGTTCGAAGCCGTATTCATCGGCCAGATGACCGAAGCGATGTTTGCCGGCCTCAAAAGCGAAGAGCCTTTTGGTGGCGGCCATGCAGAAGATATGTGGCGCTCCCAGTTAAGCCAGGAAATGGGCCGCTCCATTGCACAATCCGGCGGCATCGGCATTGCTGATGCGGTGATGCGCTCCATGATTGCGCAGCAGGAAGCTGCAAGCCGCCCGATGACTGTGCCTGGCACCAGCGCCGCAACCGCAGCAAATGCTTACGACAACCAGGAACGATAA